One Salmo trutta chromosome 12, fSalTru1.1, whole genome shotgun sequence genomic region harbors:
- the kcna4 gene encoding potassium voltage-gated channel subfamily A member 1, whose translation MEFAMIGADNGCKTRLPYGYARAREREHERERQVQQATAAAEGAASGEGGESSGHLLNNHQQHQSRTASSSNANNSSGSTASRPSSSQQPQQHHHESEQQVLRERKKQRGVGRWRRSRQTLGGDLRHSELALLGSEEDMIEEDEAEGGEEEDRGSKSSSFLCNMDDEDTVSLTDRRPQSGYANVYSEYGCCERVVINVSGLKFETQLKTLTQFPDTLLGDPDKRIRYFDPLRNEYFFDRNRPSFDAILYYYQSGGRLKRPQNVPFDIFSEEVKFYELGEEAILKFREDEGFVKEEEKPLPEDEFKRQVWLLFEYPESSQPARGIAVVSVLVIVISIVIFCMETLPEFRDEKEYLKPRDNSTEPHGQTPFNDPFFIVETVCIIWFSFEIIVRFFASPSKTDFFKNIMNTIDIVSILPYFITLGTDLAQQQGKGDQAMSFAILRIIRLVRVFRIFKLSRHSKGLQILGHTLRASMRELALLIFFLVIGVILFSSAVYFAEADEPASQFTSIPDAFWWAVVTMTTVGYGDMKPITVGGKIVGSLCAIAGVLTIALPVPVIVSNFNYFYHRETDNEADPPPVVETPPACPYFPNFLKKFKGSPSGSSLGDKAEYMEMEEGVTESLCGVDTSLSKGNGTDIGRKNSTSSKSQQTDV comes from the coding sequence ATGGAGTTTGCCATGATAGGTGCAGATAATGGGTGCAAAACTCGACTGCCTTACGGGTATGCTCGCGCACGGGAAAGGGAGcacgagagggagagacaggtacAGCAGGCAACAGCCGCTGCGGAAGGTGCAGcaagtggagagggaggagagtccTCTGGCCATCTCCTTAACAACCACCAGCAGCATCAGTCTCGCACCGCCTCCTCATCAAATGCCAACAACAGTAGCGGCAGTACCGCCTCGCGCCCCTCCTCCTCGCAACAGCCACAGCAGCACCACCATGAGTCCGAGCAGCAGGTTCTCCGAGAAAGAAAAAAGCAACGCGGCGTAGGACGTTGGAGAAGGAGTCGCCAGACTCTCGGTGGGGACTTGCGCCACTCGGAGTTGGCGCTACTTGGATCCGAGGAGGATATGATAGAGGAGGACGAGGCGGAAGGcggagaagaggaggacaggggaAGCAAGAGTTCCAGTTTTCTCTGTAATATGGATGATGAAGATACTGTCTCGCTCACAGACAGACGTCCCCAATCAGGATACGCAAATGTTTACAGTGAGTATGGGTGCTGCGAAAGAGTTGTTATTAATGTGTCCGGACTTAAGTTTGAAACTCAACTTAAGACTCTCACACAGTTTCCTGACACTCTTTTGGGAGACCCGGACAAACGAATCAGGTACTTCGACCCTCTAAGGAACGAATATTTTTTTGACAGGAACCGACCAAGCTTCGACGCCATTCTTTATTATTACCAGTCAGGGGGGCGATTGAAGAGACCCCAAAATGTACCTTTTGACATCTTCTCCGAGGAGGTGAAATTCTATGAACTCGGAGAGGAGGCAATACTGAAGTTTCGGGAGGATGAGGGTTTTGTCAAAGAGGAAGAGAAACCCTTACCGGAGGACGAGTTCAAACGCCAAGTGTGGCTTCTTTTTGAATACCCAGAGAGCTCACAACCTGCGAGAGGGATTGCAGTCGTGTCCGTTTTAGTCATCGTTATATCAATAGTCATTTTCTGTATGGAAACGTTGCCAGAGTTCAGGGACGAAAAAGAATACCTTAAACCACGAGACAATTCGACAGAACCTCATGGACAGACCCCTTTTAACGACCCTTTTTTCATTGTGGAGACGGTATGCATTATTTGGTTTTCATTTGAGATTATAGTGCGCTTCTTTGCAAGTCCAAGTAAAACGGATTTCTttaaaaacattatgaacactatAGACATTGTATCGATTTTGCCTTATTTCATCACGCTCGGCACAGATCTTGCCCAACAGCAAGGCAAAGGGGACCAGGCAATGAGTTTTGCAATCTTGAGAATAATCCGCCTTGTCAGAGTCTTTCGCATATTTAAACTCTCCAGGCACTCCAAAGGACTGCAGATCCTCGGACATACCCTCCGCGCCAGTATGAGGGAACTAGCGCTTCTGATTTTCTTCCTCGTCATCGGTGTCATTTTGTTCTCAAGTGCAGTGTACTTCGCCGAGGCAGACGAACCCGCGTCTCAATTCACGAGTATCCCCGACGCTTTTTGGTGGGCTGTCGTCACTATGACCACGGTCGGATATGGAGACATGAAACCAATTACTGTCGGTGGGAAGATAGTGGGCTCGCTCTGTGCCATAGCGGGTGTGTTAACCATAGCTCTCCCAGTGCCCGTCATTGTATCCAACTTCAATTACTTCTACCACAGGGAGACTGATAATGAAGCGGACCCGCCACCGGTTGTTGAAACCCCACCCGCCTGCCCCTATTTCCCCAACTTTCTAAAGAAATTCAAAGGGTCCCCCTCTGGCTCTTCGCTGGGTGATAAAGCGGAGTACATGGAGATGGAAGAGGGGGTAACGGAGTCGCTGTGTGGGGTGGATACAAGCCTGAGTAAAGGAAACGGGACAGACATTGGCAGGAAAAACAGTACAAGTTCAAAGTCACAACAGACTGACGTGTGA